A single window of Leclercia adecarboxylata DNA harbors:
- a CDS encoding type VI secretion system tube protein TssD: MSNPAYLWLTDENGSPVAGGCCVLGRVGSIEIKSLSHHMTIPTDSNTGKLTGTRIHTPILIQKEFDRVTPLLYRAISRGYLLKSAEIKMHQIVDSGREVEYFNIYMENVKITGITPSLHPGSGTGTHLENIELRYESIQWKYVDGNIVFKDSWNERCVA, encoded by the coding sequence ATGTCTAATCCAGCTTATTTATGGTTAACAGATGAAAATGGATCTCCTGTCGCGGGAGGTTGTTGCGTGTTGGGCCGTGTGGGATCCATCGAGATAAAATCATTGTCACATCACATGACTATCCCGACAGATTCTAATACGGGGAAATTAACCGGTACACGAATCCATACGCCAATATTAATACAAAAAGAGTTTGACCGTGTAACACCACTTTTATATCGCGCTATTAGTCGGGGCTACCTCCTTAAATCCGCTGAAATTAAAATGCACCAAATAGTGGACTCGGGAAGAGAAGTTGAATATTTTAATATCTATATGGAAAATGTAAAAATCACGGGTATTACACCCAGTCTTCATCCCGGCTCTGGTACAGGAACTCATTTAGAAAATATTGAGCTTCGCTACGAGTCTATTCAGTGGAAGTATGTTGACGGAAATATTGTCTTTAAAGACAGCTGGAACGAACGCTGCGTCGCATAG
- a CDS encoding penicillin G acylase has translation MINRNRMIVNGIVASLACTWTLTARAEHPATEVKIVRDQYGMPHIYADDTYRLFYGYGYVVAQDRLFQMEMARRSTQGQVAEVLGSTFVKFDKDIRQNYWPDSIRAQIAALSADDKAILQGYADGMNAWIDRVNGDPGKLLPKQFSTFGFTPKRWEPFDVAMVFVGTMANRFSDATSEIDNLALLTALKDKYGDKGMAVFNQLKWLVNPAAPTTIAPQESQYPVKFDLNTTQTAALLPRYDMSPPMLDRPAKGDDGGLLALTPAQNRETIMAQFVHGGANGLAGYPTTSNMWVLGKGKTQDAKAIMVNGPQFGWYAPAYTYGIGLHGAGYDVTGNTPFAYPGLVFGHNGTISWGSTAGFGDDVDIFAEQLSDQKPGQYLHNGEWIKMLSREEKIAVKDGQPETFTVYRTLHGNVIKTDPATQTAYAKARAWDGKEVASLLAWTHQMKAKNWQEWTQQAAKQALTINWYYADIDGNIGYVHGGAYPQRQPGHDPRLPVPGTGKWDWQGLLPFDLNPKVYNPKSGYIANWNNSPQQGYPASDLFAFLWGSADRVTEISQLIDKQPTFTYEQAWDLIRQTSRQDLTRRLFLPALQNATAQLPGDDPRQQLVKRLSDWDGVNLLNEDGKTLQQPGSAILNVWLSSMLKQTVAAAVPEPFNKWYSASGYETTQDGPTGSLNISVGAKVLYEALQGEKSAIPQAVDLFGGKPQQEVILAALQEAWQTLSQQYGNDITQWKTPAMALTFRASNFFGVPQAAPEEAVHQAEYQNRGTENDMIVFSPTSQEAPVLAWDVMAPGQSGFIAPDGTPDKHYRDQQKLYETFGRKPLWLTPQEVAAHQESQEILQVQR, from the coding sequence ATGATAAACAGAAATCGTATGATCGTGAACGGTATTGTGGCTTCCCTGGCCTGTACATGGACCCTGACAGCGCGAGCTGAACATCCCGCAACCGAAGTCAAAATCGTGCGCGATCAATACGGCATGCCGCACATCTACGCCGATGACACCTACCGTCTGTTCTATGGCTACGGCTACGTGGTGGCGCAGGACCGCCTGTTCCAGATGGAGATGGCGCGTCGCAGCACCCAGGGACAGGTTGCCGAAGTCCTCGGCAGTACTTTTGTTAAATTCGATAAGGACATCCGCCAGAACTACTGGCCGGATTCGATCCGCGCGCAAATCGCTGCGCTCAGTGCGGATGATAAAGCCATTCTGCAGGGCTATGCCGATGGGATGAACGCCTGGATCGACCGGGTGAACGGCGATCCCGGCAAACTGTTGCCAAAACAATTCTCCACCTTCGGCTTTACGCCAAAACGCTGGGAGCCTTTTGATGTGGCAATGGTCTTTGTCGGGACCATGGCGAACCGTTTTTCTGATGCCACCAGCGAGATCGACAACCTCGCTCTGCTGACGGCGTTAAAAGATAAGTATGGCGACAAGGGAATGGCGGTTTTCAACCAGCTGAAATGGCTGGTGAATCCGGCGGCGCCGACCACCATCGCTCCGCAGGAGAGTCAGTATCCGGTTAAGTTCGATCTCAACACCACGCAAACCGCCGCCCTGTTGCCGCGTTACGATATGTCGCCGCCGATGCTGGATCGACCGGCCAAAGGTGATGATGGTGGCCTGCTGGCGCTGACCCCGGCGCAGAACCGCGAGACGATCATGGCGCAGTTTGTTCACGGCGGAGCCAACGGCCTGGCGGGATATCCCACCACCAGCAACATGTGGGTGCTGGGTAAGGGCAAAACCCAGGATGCCAAAGCGATCATGGTCAATGGGCCGCAGTTCGGCTGGTATGCGCCGGCGTACACCTACGGTATTGGGTTGCACGGCGCGGGCTATGATGTCACGGGCAATACGCCCTTTGCCTATCCGGGGCTGGTGTTTGGCCATAATGGCACCATTTCATGGGGATCAACCGCCGGATTTGGCGATGATGTCGACATTTTTGCGGAACAACTTTCCGATCAAAAGCCAGGGCAGTACCTGCATAACGGCGAGTGGATCAAGATGCTCAGCCGCGAAGAGAAAATCGCCGTTAAAGACGGGCAGCCAGAGACCTTTACCGTCTATCGCACCCTACATGGCAACGTGATAAAAACCGACCCGGCCACGCAAACGGCGTATGCCAAAGCGCGGGCCTGGGACGGCAAAGAGGTGGCCTCCCTGCTGGCCTGGACCCATCAGATGAAGGCGAAAAACTGGCAGGAGTGGACGCAGCAGGCGGCGAAGCAGGCCCTGACCATCAACTGGTATTACGCCGATATCGACGGCAACATTGGCTACGTGCATGGCGGGGCTTATCCGCAGCGTCAGCCAGGGCACGATCCGCGTCTGCCGGTGCCGGGCACCGGCAAGTGGGACTGGCAGGGGCTGCTGCCGTTCGATCTTAATCCTAAGGTCTATAACCCGAAGTCGGGCTATATCGCCAACTGGAACAACTCACCCCAGCAGGGCTATCCGGCCTCGGATCTGTTTGCCTTCTTATGGGGGAGCGCGGATCGCGTGACCGAGATTAGCCAGCTTATCGATAAACAACCCACCTTTACTTACGAGCAGGCCTGGGATCTGATCCGGCAGACCAGCCGTCAGGATCTGACCCGTCGGCTGTTTTTACCCGCTCTGCAAAACGCCACGGCACAGTTGCCGGGTGACGATCCGCGCCAGCAGCTGGTAAAACGGTTAAGCGACTGGGATGGGGTAAACCTTCTCAATGAGGATGGCAAAACACTGCAACAGCCGGGCTCGGCGATTTTAAACGTCTGGCTGAGCAGCATGTTGAAACAGACCGTCGCGGCGGCGGTGCCGGAGCCGTTCAACAAATGGTATAGCGCCAGCGGCTACGAAACCACGCAGGACGGGCCGACCGGATCGCTGAATATCAGCGTGGGGGCGAAAGTGCTGTATGAAGCGTTGCAGGGGGAAAAATCTGCGATCCCACAGGCGGTGGATCTGTTCGGCGGCAAGCCGCAGCAGGAGGTGATCCTTGCTGCCCTGCAGGAAGCCTGGCAGACGCTGTCGCAACAGTACGGCAACGATATTACGCAGTGGAAAACCCCGGCGATGGCGTTGACCTTCCGCGCCAGTAACTTCTTCGGCGTTCCGCAGGCGGCTCCGGAAGAGGCCGTCCATCAGGCGGAGTATCAGAATCGCGGCACGGAAAACGACATGATTGTCTTCTCGCCGACTTCGCAGGAAGCACCGGTTCTGGCATGGGACGTGATGGCACCCGGACAGAGCGGCTTTATCGCCCCGGACGGTACTCCGGATAAGCACTATCGCGATCAGCAAAAACTGTATGAAACCTTCGGGCGTAAACCGCTGTGGTTAACCCCGCAGGAGGTGGCGGCGCATCAGGAGTCGCAGGAGATTTTGCAGGTACAGCGGTAA
- a CDS encoding LysE family translocator, producing MELLTPIFPPAFLALALAHFVALLSPGPDFFLLMGFAARHRLRGSAGLCVGIAAGNGLYILLVILGSSALRQFTLLFSAIELLGALYLLWIGWHLVQSRARTLALDYAEPECPSWRRQLLFGLGSAVLNPKNALFYLALMTALLGPNVTLLQQSVSGIWMVTVVLVWDLAVVSFIALPGVQRRLSNNIWKIERVAGGVLMVFGAGILWRLLPLILESL from the coding sequence ATGGAACTGCTTACCCCAATTTTTCCGCCCGCTTTTCTGGCCCTCGCGCTGGCGCATTTTGTTGCCCTGCTCAGCCCGGGCCCGGATTTCTTTCTGCTGATGGGATTCGCCGCCCGACATCGCCTGCGCGGCAGCGCCGGGCTGTGCGTGGGGATCGCCGCGGGCAACGGGCTCTATATTCTGCTGGTGATCCTTGGCTCAAGCGCGCTGCGCCAGTTCACGCTGCTTTTTAGCGCCATCGAACTCCTGGGCGCACTCTATCTGCTGTGGATCGGCTGGCATCTGGTGCAAAGCCGCGCCCGCACGCTGGCGCTGGATTACGCGGAGCCAGAATGTCCCTCCTGGCGCAGGCAGCTCCTGTTCGGGCTGGGATCGGCGGTGTTAAATCCGAAAAACGCCCTTTTTTATCTGGCGTTGATGACCGCGCTGCTGGGTCCGAACGTTACTCTGCTGCAGCAGTCGGTCAGCGGTATATGGATGGTCACGGTGGTGCTGGTGTGGGATCTGGCGGTGGTGTCATTTATCGCCCTGCCCGGCGTACAACGGCGGTTGAGCAACAACATCTGGAAAATCGAACGCGTGGCGGGAGGGGTGCTGATGGTGTTTGGCGCAGGGATCCTGTGGCGATTGTTACCGCTTATCCTTGAATCCCTGTAA
- a CDS encoding NAD-dependent succinate-semialdehyde dehydrogenase: MAYKTVNPANNKLIKEYPSHTDADVEAALSTADALYHSDWSKGSIDKRLAVLHKLADLIDSRSEELAKIASEEMGKLIAQSRGEVKLCAQIARYYADNAKQFLAPVKYPSEMGEAWVEHHPIGVVMAVEPWNFPYYQLMRVLAPNLAAGNPVIAKHASIVPHCAEAFAHLVREAGAPDGAWTNLFISSDQVANIIADDRVQGAALTGSEKAGSVVAAQAAKHIKKSTLELGGNDVFVVLDDADLEKAVKIGVNARLANAGQVCTAAKRFIVHEKVAEQFLTKYTEAFRNIKIGDPLDESTRLGPLSSKEALETLTKQVDEAVKNGATLHFGGKPVQREGSFFEPTILTNITRDNPAYFEEFFGPVAQIYVVKNDDEAVKLANDSHYGLGGAVFSKDIDRAKKMASKIETGMVWINWLTDTAAELPFGGVKRSGYGRELSDLGIKEFVNQKLVVIRR; the protein is encoded by the coding sequence ATGGCCTATAAGACAGTGAATCCTGCCAACAACAAACTCATCAAAGAATATCCTTCTCATACCGATGCTGATGTCGAGGCGGCGCTGAGTACCGCCGACGCGCTCTACCATTCCGACTGGTCAAAAGGCAGCATCGACAAGCGCCTGGCGGTGCTGCACAAGCTGGCGGATCTGATTGATTCCCGTAGCGAAGAGCTGGCAAAAATTGCCAGCGAGGAGATGGGTAAACTCATTGCCCAGAGCCGCGGCGAGGTGAAGCTCTGCGCGCAGATTGCCCGCTACTACGCGGATAATGCCAAACAATTTCTCGCCCCGGTGAAATACCCCTCTGAAATGGGCGAGGCGTGGGTAGAGCACCATCCGATCGGCGTGGTGATGGCCGTGGAGCCGTGGAACTTCCCTTACTACCAGCTGATGCGCGTGCTGGCCCCGAACCTGGCGGCAGGTAACCCGGTGATTGCCAAACATGCCAGCATCGTTCCGCACTGTGCGGAGGCCTTCGCCCATCTGGTGCGCGAAGCTGGTGCGCCGGACGGAGCATGGACTAACCTGTTTATCTCTTCCGATCAGGTGGCGAATATTATCGCCGACGATCGCGTGCAGGGCGCGGCCCTGACCGGGTCCGAGAAGGCCGGTAGCGTGGTGGCCGCTCAGGCGGCGAAGCACATCAAGAAATCGACTCTCGAACTGGGCGGTAATGACGTGTTCGTAGTGCTGGACGATGCGGATCTGGAGAAAGCGGTGAAGATCGGCGTCAACGCCCGCCTTGCCAATGCCGGGCAGGTCTGTACTGCCGCCAAGCGCTTTATCGTGCACGAGAAGGTGGCCGAGCAGTTCCTGACGAAATACACCGAGGCTTTCCGCAACATCAAAATAGGCGATCCGCTCGACGAGAGCACCCGACTCGGGCCGCTGTCATCGAAAGAGGCGCTGGAGACCCTGACGAAACAGGTGGACGAGGCGGTGAAGAATGGCGCGACGCTGCATTTCGGCGGCAAACCGGTCCAGCGTGAAGGCAGCTTCTTTGAGCCGACCATTCTGACCAACATTACCCGCGATAACCCGGCGTATTTCGAAGAGTTCTTTGGCCCGGTGGCGCAGATCTACGTGGTGAAAAACGATGACGAGGCGGTGAAGCTGGCCAACGACTCGCACTACGGCCTGGGCGGTGCGGTGTTCAGTAAGGATATCGATCGCGCTAAAAAGATGGCCTCGAAAATCGAGACCGGGATGGTGTGGATCAACTGGCTCACCGATACCGCCGCCGAGCTGCCGTTTGGCGGCGTGAAGCGCTCCGGCTACGGTCGCGAGCTGTCGGATCTGGGGATTAAAGAGTTTGTGAACCAGAAGCTGGTGGTCATCCGCCGGTAG
- a CDS encoding DUF445 domain-containing protein encodes MEKLAELKRAKLLALSLLLIAAATFIATLFLPQTFWVRGVKAIAEAAMVGALADWFAVVALFRRVPIPFISRHTAIIPRNKDRIGDNLGQFVQEKFLDTQSLVALIRQHEPALLIGNWFSKPDNAQRVGQHIMQVMSGFLELTDDGRIQRMLKRAVHKALDKVDFSETSAAMLESMTKNSRHQVLLDAVINRLITLLQRDSTRDFIAAQIVHWLKTEHPRKAMILPTEWLGDQSAELVSNAVNAILDDVSHDRTHQIRQAFDRAVLKLVDNLKNDPETAAKAENIKEYLKNDEAFNRYLGEMWADLRQWLKADMQSDDSRVKQRLANAGLWFGETLVADTNLRASLNEHLEQAAHRVAPDFARFLTRHISDTVKGWDAKDMSRQIELNIGKDLQFIRVNGTLVGGTIGLILFLLSQLPEVLPLLTR; translated from the coding sequence ATGGAAAAACTCGCTGAACTCAAACGCGCCAAGCTCCTGGCGCTGTCGCTGCTGCTGATTGCTGCCGCGACCTTTATCGCCACCCTCTTCCTGCCACAGACTTTCTGGGTGCGGGGGGTGAAAGCTATTGCCGAAGCGGCGATGGTCGGCGCCCTGGCCGACTGGTTTGCCGTGGTGGCCCTGTTCCGCCGGGTGCCGATCCCCTTTATCTCGCGTCATACGGCAATTATCCCGCGCAACAAGGACAGGATTGGCGACAATCTTGGCCAGTTCGTGCAGGAGAAATTCCTCGATACCCAGTCGCTGGTGGCGCTGATCCGCCAGCATGAACCGGCTCTGCTTATCGGTAACTGGTTCAGCAAGCCGGATAACGCCCAGCGCGTCGGGCAGCATATCATGCAGGTGATGAGCGGTTTCCTTGAGCTGACCGACGACGGGCGCATCCAGCGGATGCTTAAGCGGGCGGTGCATAAGGCGCTGGATAAGGTCGATTTCAGCGAAACCAGCGCCGCGATGCTGGAGAGCATGACCAAAAACAGCCGTCATCAGGTACTGTTGGATGCGGTGATTAACCGCCTGATTACGCTCCTGCAACGCGACAGCACCCGCGACTTTATCGCCGCGCAAATCGTTCACTGGCTGAAGACCGAGCACCCGCGCAAGGCGATGATCCTGCCCACCGAGTGGCTGGGAGATCAGAGCGCCGAGCTGGTCTCCAATGCGGTGAATGCCATCCTGGACGACGTCAGCCACGACCGCACCCATCAGATCCGTCAGGCCTTCGATCGCGCGGTGCTTAAGCTGGTGGATAATCTGAAAAACGATCCTGAAACCGCGGCCAAAGCCGAGAACATCAAAGAATATCTGAAGAACGACGAGGCCTTTAACCGCTATCTGGGGGAGATGTGGGCCGACCTGCGCCAGTGGCTGAAAGCCGACATGCAGAGCGACGACTCCCGCGTGAAGCAGCGCCTCGCCAACGCTGGCCTGTGGTTTGGTGAAACCCTGGTGGCGGATACCAACCTGCGCGCCTCCCTGAACGAGCATCTGGAGCAGGCCGCCCATCGCGTGGCGCCGGATTTTGCCCGCTTCCTCACCCGCCACATCAGCGACACGGTCAAAGGCTGGGATGCCAAAGATATGTCCCGGCAGATTGAGCTCAACATCGGCAAGGATCTGCAGTTTATCCGCGTCAACGGCACCCTGGTGGGCGGCACCATCGGGCTGATCCTGTTCCTGCTGTCGCAACTGCCCGAGGTGCTGCCCCTGCTCACCCGGTAA
- a CDS encoding MarR family winged helix-turn-helix transcriptional regulator: MREEDLFCRRPMGMRMAMIVRQWRAVIDDAILETGLTQSSWTVMMQLKQLGDNVSVSELAEVQGIELPPLMRTLSQLEKQGYLLRTTSPYDKRIRLLTLTPEGNAVLKTLTQVIETFQSRVSQNIAPEHLDIFSATLNQIACNLRTIREEDNKTE; encoded by the coding sequence ATGCGTGAAGAAGATCTGTTCTGCCGCAGGCCAATGGGCATGCGGATGGCAATGATTGTGCGTCAGTGGCGCGCGGTGATTGACGACGCCATTCTTGAGACCGGGTTAACCCAGTCGAGCTGGACGGTGATGATGCAGCTGAAGCAGCTGGGGGATAACGTCTCGGTGAGCGAACTGGCGGAAGTGCAGGGTATTGAACTGCCGCCGCTGATGCGCACCCTTTCACAGCTGGAAAAGCAGGGCTACCTGCTGCGCACCACATCGCCTTATGACAAGCGCATCCGGCTGCTGACGCTCACGCCCGAGGGGAACGCGGTGCTGAAAACGCTGACCCAGGTAATCGAAACGTTCCAGTCGCGGGTATCGCAGAATATCGCCCCGGAGCATCTCGACATTTTTAGCGCCACACTCAATCAAATCGCCTGCAATTTGCGGACAATCCGCGAAGAAGATAACAAGACCGAATAA
- a CDS encoding helix-turn-helix transcriptional regulator has translation MTHTRHVNQTFRRQPGVELRSTWQSAQAYKLHSHAQLSIGAILEGQTCCTCNGEPFTLYPGDLIVIPAHMPHSCNPLAGQPRSYHMLYLETDLQPAMQVIRNEALFRQYLRVVETLSGTAIDTLLSRLAAGPTPPASLRPTSLALQQTLRHSLHKPPSLDALARRFSLRKETLIRTFKQDTGLTPGTFLNISRIEFAKARLRAGDDIADVSYQSGFADQSHFHKTFVSYTAATPRQYATGRSISDNN, from the coding sequence ATGACCCACACCCGTCACGTCAATCAGACCTTCCGCCGTCAGCCCGGCGTTGAACTGCGCAGCACCTGGCAAAGCGCCCAGGCCTACAAGCTTCACAGCCATGCGCAGCTGTCCATTGGCGCTATCCTGGAGGGGCAAACTTGTTGCACCTGCAACGGCGAGCCGTTCACCCTTTATCCTGGCGATCTGATCGTCATCCCCGCGCACATGCCGCACAGCTGCAATCCGCTGGCAGGTCAGCCGCGCAGCTACCATATGCTGTATCTGGAGACCGACCTTCAGCCCGCCATGCAGGTGATCCGCAATGAGGCGCTGTTCCGCCAGTATCTGAGGGTCGTTGAGACGCTCTCGGGGACGGCCATCGACACGCTTCTCTCCCGGCTTGCCGCCGGGCCAACGCCGCCCGCCTCCCTTCGCCCCACCAGCCTTGCGCTTCAGCAGACGCTCCGTCACAGCCTGCACAAGCCGCCTTCTCTGGACGCCTTAGCCCGACGCTTCTCGCTGCGCAAAGAGACGCTTATCAGAACCTTTAAGCAGGACACTGGCCTGACGCCCGGCACTTTCCTGAACATTTCCCGGATAGAGTTCGCCAAAGCGCGCCTGCGCGCCGGGGATGACATTGCCGACGTCAGCTACCAGAGCGGCTTCGCCGATCAGAGCCACTTCCATAAAACCTTTGTCAGCTACACGGCCGCTACGCCACGCCAGTACGCCACCGGGCGATCAATATCCGACAATAATTAG
- a CDS encoding type II toxin-antitoxin system YafQ family toxin, with protein sequence MGKSKRAPLPYRSDYTKTFVKAWDRYNKAGRRDMHATAEIMSLVLSGNPIPSEYSDHPLTGDMQGFRELHIGGDYLLVYRIDDKKHLVVFTDLGTHAELFE encoded by the coding sequence ATGGGAAAGAGTAAACGCGCGCCACTTCCGTACCGTTCTGATTACACTAAAACCTTTGTTAAAGCCTGGGATCGCTACAACAAAGCAGGCCGGAGAGATATGCATGCCACGGCGGAGATTATGTCGCTGGTGCTCTCCGGTAATCCCATCCCTTCTGAGTACAGCGATCATCCCCTGACAGGCGATATGCAAGGCTTCCGCGAGCTGCATATTGGCGGTGACTATCTGTTGGTTTATCGGATCGATGATAAAAAGCATCTGGTCGTGTTTACCGACCTGGGCACCCACGCAGAGCTTTTTGAATAG
- a CDS encoding DUF2955 domain-containing protein, with amino-acid sequence MSINTLARVFTPHGNIVYTANDFRQTLRIVFAGMIALSVSSFYNTSYGVFFVIYPIMLLSLVPVFNRHVAKQFVFSSALNCLEMVFIIGYLAQWPLIMTLVVFGLYVMRFRFMSQGPLFLFGSMGVVCQSTMLNFMSYPTTNWHTLLFSNLEASVMAVCLSALMHYLLPDVEPRTPPPRLEKDAARVRHESLLSGTVATLIFVVFQISDLSDSLSALMAGVLILFPMHYRGAVMSSLWRVVGVVLGCLYILVVQLVLYDHSSHMLLMMPLIGLGLAFGARLHVMEKVGAGVGFASITTIGIMFGQNMHPDGDLVFSDLYRIVSVTVALVATLTLVFLMHLILNCFAPTRYVIRNP; translated from the coding sequence ATGTCTATTAATACCCTGGCGCGGGTCTTTACCCCGCACGGCAACATCGTCTACACCGCCAACGACTTTCGTCAGACGCTGCGGATCGTGTTTGCCGGGATGATTGCCCTGAGCGTGTCGAGCTTTTACAACACCAGCTACGGGGTCTTCTTTGTGATCTACCCGATTATGCTCCTGTCGCTGGTGCCGGTATTTAACCGCCACGTCGCAAAACAGTTTGTGTTCAGTTCCGCGCTGAACTGCCTCGAAATGGTGTTCATTATCGGCTATCTGGCGCAGTGGCCACTGATCATGACCCTGGTGGTGTTTGGCCTCTACGTGATGCGTTTTCGTTTTATGAGCCAGGGGCCGCTGTTTCTGTTTGGCTCGATGGGGGTGGTGTGCCAGAGCACCATGCTCAACTTTATGAGCTACCCCACCACTAACTGGCACACGCTTTTATTCTCCAATCTCGAAGCCAGCGTGATGGCGGTGTGCCTGAGCGCGCTGATGCACTATCTGCTGCCGGATGTCGAACCGCGTACGCCGCCGCCACGTCTGGAGAAAGATGCCGCCCGGGTGCGCCATGAGTCGCTGCTCTCCGGCACCGTGGCGACGCTGATTTTTGTAGTGTTCCAGATAAGCGATCTCAGCGATTCGCTGTCGGCGCTGATGGCTGGGGTCCTGATACTCTTCCCGATGCACTACCGCGGGGCGGTGATGAGCTCCCTGTGGCGCGTGGTCGGGGTGGTGCTCGGCTGCCTGTACATTCTGGTGGTGCAGCTGGTGCTGTACGATCACAGCAGCCACATGCTGCTGATGATGCCGCTGATCGGCCTCGGGCTGGCGTTTGGCGCCCGCCTGCACGTGATGGAGAAGGTCGGGGCCGGGGTCGGTTTTGCCAGCATCACCACTATCGGGATTATGTTCGGCCAGAACATGCACCCTGACGGCGACCTGGTGTTCAGCGATCTCTACCGTATCGTCTCGGTGACGGTGGCTCTGGTGGCGACCCTGACCCTGGTGTTCCTGATGCATCTGATCCTTAACTGCTTTGCCCCGACGCGCTACGTGATCCGTAATCCGTAG
- a CDS encoding HlyD family secretion protein, which yields MMTPEQKFARWVRVSIASFLLMFVYFIVADIWIPLTPDATVMRVVTPVSARVSGYVAAVHVHNNSQVKKGDLLFELDPTPFRNKVEAAEIALQQARLANQQLDAQIVAAQASLKTAQLTARNDKVTFDRYQKLSTLQNVSQADLDKVRTTWQSSEQAVANLDASIHQLRIERGERDESRNVTLQKYRNALDEAELNLGWTKIYAEADGTVSNVQLSPGFYAASGSAALALVNNQSDIVADFREKSLRHTHQDTDAAVVFDAFPGRVFRAHVTSSDAGILAGQEAVNGQLSEPETSNRWVRDAQRMRIHVALDEALPKHLPTGARATVQLYNSEGPFARFFSGMQIHLVSLLHYVY from the coding sequence ATCATGACCCCTGAACAAAAGTTTGCCCGCTGGGTAAGGGTGAGTATTGCCTCTTTCCTGCTGATGTTTGTCTATTTTATTGTCGCGGATATCTGGATCCCGCTGACGCCGGACGCCACCGTGATGCGCGTGGTGACGCCGGTATCGGCGCGCGTCTCCGGCTATGTGGCGGCGGTGCACGTGCACAACAACAGCCAGGTGAAGAAGGGCGATCTGCTGTTTGAGCTCGACCCGACCCCGTTCCGCAATAAGGTCGAGGCCGCCGAGATTGCTCTGCAGCAGGCGCGTCTCGCCAACCAGCAGCTGGATGCGCAAATCGTGGCGGCCCAGGCCAGCCTGAAAACCGCCCAGCTCACCGCCCGCAACGATAAAGTGACCTTTGATCGCTATCAGAAACTCAGCACCCTGCAGAACGTCTCCCAGGCGGATCTGGATAAAGTCCGCACTACGTGGCAGAGCAGCGAGCAGGCCGTTGCCAATCTGGACGCCAGCATTCATCAGCTGCGCATTGAGCGCGGCGAGCGTGACGAAAGCCGTAACGTGACCCTGCAAAAATACCGCAACGCGCTGGACGAGGCCGAACTCAACCTCGGCTGGACGAAGATCTACGCCGAAGCTGACGGCACGGTCAGCAACGTCCAGCTGAGCCCCGGCTTTTATGCCGCCTCCGGCTCGGCGGCGCTGGCGCTGGTGAACAACCAGAGCGATATCGTCGCCGATTTCCGCGAAAAGAGCCTGCGCCATACCCACCAGGACACCGATGCCGCGGTGGTGTTTGACGCCTTCCCGGGCCGCGTATTCCGCGCTCACGTCACCAGCAGCGACGCCGGTATTTTAGCGGGACAGGAGGCGGTCAATGGCCAACTGTCGGAGCCCGAGACCTCCAACCGCTGGGTGCGTGATGCCCAGCGCATGCGCATCCACGTGGCGCTGGACGAAGCCCTGCCGAAGCACCTGCCGACCGGGGCGCGCGCCACCGTGCAGCTCTATAACAGCGAAGGTCCGTTTGCCCGCTTCTTCTCCGGGATGCAGATCCACCTCGTCAGCCTGCTGCACTATGTCTACTGA
- a CDS encoding type II toxin-antitoxin system RelB/DinJ family antitoxin codes for MDSVIRSRIDSELKAQAGSVLESCGLTWSTAIRLFAEQIVKNEGIPFEVTRKPTARLRNAMREAEDISTHQNGRFDGVDQLMESLNDGKE; via the coding sequence ATGGATTCCGTAATCCGATCGCGTATCGACAGCGAGCTCAAAGCTCAGGCGGGTTCTGTCCTTGAGAGCTGTGGCTTAACCTGGAGCACGGCGATACGCCTGTTCGCCGAGCAGATTGTCAAAAATGAAGGGATCCCGTTTGAGGTGACCCGCAAACCCACCGCACGGTTACGCAATGCGATGCGCGAAGCCGAAGATATTTCCACCCACCAGAACGGACGCTTTGATGGTGTTGACCAGCTCATGGAGAGCTTAAACGATGGGAAAGAGTAA